TAATATAGAAATATAAAATATAATACATAATGATTTACTTATAAGTCGCAATAGAAATAATTGAGATATATTACCTCTATTATGACTTATAGTCGAAGAGAAAGATATAATTATTCTGTGAGTTTTAACAATGTTTTGACCTCTGTAGATTATTCTTTATTAGGCTTCACTTCATAGCATAAAAGCTATTCAATTGATTCTATCAACACTTTAACATAGAAGCAACCTGCTTATATCAAGATGCTGAAGGGTGGGACAATTGACATCTTGTTTAGATGATGTTAATATTTAATTAACATTTTAATGCAATGGAATTATAATACATTACATAAATTTGTAGAAATTAACCTTCATAATTTTCTATAATTCTATTAGGAAGAGATTATTTTACTAAAGGAGCATAAAAATGCCGTTTCAAAAAATTAGAAACATAGGAATAGCTGCACATATAGATGCGGGAAAGACCACACTAACAGAAAGGATGTTATATTTTACCGGAACAACTAGAAAGATAGGGGAGGTGCATAACGGCCAAGCAACAATGGATTTCATGAAACAGGAACAAGAGAGGGGGATTACAATAGCCTCTGCTTCTATTTCATGCAAATGGAATGAATACCAAATTAACATTATTGATACGCCAGGTCATGTTGACTTTACCGTTGAGGTTGAGCGATCTCTCAGGGTTATTGATGGCATGATAGCCCTCTTTTGTGCAGTTGCTGGTGTTGAGCCCCAGAGTGAAACCGTATGGAACCAGGCAGATAGATACAAGGTGCCAAGGATTGCCTTTATCAATAAGATGGACAGGATCGGTGCAAATTTTCATGAGTGCCTCAATCAGATGGATAAGTATCTCGATGCCAATCCAATCGCATTACACATTCCCATCGGCTCTGAGGATAATTTCCAAGGCTCAATTGATATAATTAGAAGAAAGGCGATTATTTTTAAGGATTTTAACAGGATTGTAATGGATGTCCCAGCAGAATACGAGGAAGAGTGCGAAAGGGCAAGAGAGTTTCTGGTCGAAAAATTGGCGGATTATGATGAAGACATTATGGAATTATATGTAAATGAAGATGAAACTCCTGCGGACCTTCTTATAAAAGCGGCGCGTGAGGCCACACTCAAGCTTTTGATTACGCCTGTTTTCTGCGGTTCAGCTTACAAGAATAAGGGTGTTCAAGTAATATTGGATACAATTATTGATTATCTTCCATCACCAATTGATGTGGGAGCTGTCATTGGTATGGATATTAATGATATAAATAAATCACATGCGAGGCACCCCTCTACTAATGATCCCTTTTGCGCCCTAGCATTTAAGCTGATTCATGATCCCTACGTGGGCCAGCAAACCTTTATACGGATATATTCAGGCGAGCTAAAAACCGGGATGAAGGTATATAACGCATCAAAGGAGAAAACCGAAAGAATTGGAAGAATACTTAAAATACACGCTAAAGAGAGGGAGGATGTTAGCCACGCATCGCCTGGCGACATTGTTGCCTTGATTGGGATGAAGTACACTAAAACAGGAGACACCCTATGTGACCAGAGTAGCCCCATTCTGCTTGAGTCAATCTTTATTCCACCATCTGTGATTGAACTTCAGGTAGCTTCTGATGCGACAAATGAAGCCGAGAAGCTGGGAATAGCCTTGAGAAAGCTGGACATGGAGGATCCGTCATTTAATGTCAGAGTAGACGGTGAAACTAATGAAACAATAATATCCGGAATGGGTGAACTGCACCTTGAGATAATTGTTGACAGGTTGAAGAGTGAATTTGGGGTTGAAACTATTACAGGCGCGCCTTCTGTTGCCTTTAGAGAAACCATAACAACTGAATCTCAGGCTGAAACAAAATATGTGAAGCAAACTGGAGGCAAGGGTCAATATGCTCATTGCGTAATGAGAGTGGAACCAAATGCTGGTAAGGGATTTGAGTTTATTGATCACATAAAGGGGGGAGTAATACCTGCAGAATTTATACCATCAGTGGAGAGGGGAGTCAGATCAGTATTGGAGGATGGAGTGCTTGTGGGATTCCCAATAATTGATGTAAGAGTAGTTCTTCTTGATGGAAGTTTTCATTCCATAGATTCATCAGATATGGCCTTTAGAACCTGCGGAGAGTTATGCTTCAAGGAAGCATTCAATAAAGCCATCCCAATACTATTAGAACCGACGATGAAGATTGAAATAAATATTCCTGATGATTATATTGGAGATGTAATTGGGGATTTTAATAAACGTAGAGGCAAGATTGAATCGATGAGAAGGTTCAGGAAAGGCTCTCAGAAGATTAGTGGATTTGTGCCATTATTAGAGATGTTCGGTTATGCAACCCAACTAAGAAATCTTTCCAGTGGTAGAGCAAATTATTCTATGGAATTTGACAAATACCTACCCCTAGATAGAGAAATTCAAGAGGAAACAATAAGGTTATTAAAGGAGAAAAAACTTAAAAGGGTTGGATAAACAAGCGAACTTAATCCAAATCAATACCTCAATGAAAAATGCCTTCAGATATAGATTATCTGATATGGATTAATTTGGATATAACACTATTGCAACAATATAATCTTTTTATCAATAGATGGTAAAATCTCTTTCTGTATATGATCTCTGAATAAGGGCTAAACTATTAGTTAGTATTATTTTGTATTGACTTTAATAAAAAGCTAAATATATTTAGCTTCAATATTATTACTAAAGGAGATAAGGGGGTGAGAAGATAATGGATAGGAATTCAGACAGAATTACTGAATTGATACTCAAAGCCAGCAAAAAGGTGCATAAGGAAACAAAGGGAAATCATGAGCCGGAATTTACTAAAATAGTTAAATGGCCTGTAGAGTGTATTGTTGGACCCGGGCTCGAAGGGGCCATTGCATGTGAAACGAATGTAGGGTATGTGAATGGTTCAAAGGGATCTTTGATTTATTGGGGTTATGATATATTTGATTTATGTGCATATTCCTCATTTGAGGAGGTATGCTATCTGCTTCTACATGGACATCTCCCCTCAACAGAGCAACTGGATATTTTCAAGAATAAACTTATTCAATATCGCAACACTCCTAATACTACACGATTGCTAATGAGTTTCCCGGTTGAAAAGATGAATGCAATGGGCGCTCTTCGACTTGGAACAAATCTTTTGCGTCAAGAATTTACTGATGTTGACCAGGATTTATATGTGCCAAACATTTCTGAATCAGAAATCATAAGCGCTGATGAGGATTCAATCCCAATGGAAACCCCTCCAAGGGGAGAAGAGCATGCAATCTATGAGTTTAAAGAAGGTCTTGACAAGACCGAGTATGAAAATAATTTTCATTCAGCCATTGGATATGAGTCATGCTATCATCTTATTGCCGGAGTTTCTACTATTGCTGCTGCTGTTAAAAGGCTTCGTCATGGAAATCTGCCGATTGAACCGGATCCTGAGCTTAGCCATGCAGCTAACTTCCTCTATATGATGAATGGACGGCGGCCAAGTCCAGTAGAAGAGCGAATTATGGATGTATCTCTTATACTTCATGCTGATCATGGAATGAATGCCAGCACTTTTGCCGCTATGGTCGTGGCTTCCACACTATCAGATATCTATTTCTCTGTGGGTTCGGGAATTTCCGCTCTTAATGGACCCCTTCATGGTGGTGCTAATGAGCAAGTGCTTAAGATGCTTCTTGAGATTGGCGGCGCTGAAAATGTTGATTCTTGGTTTGACAAAGCACGTGAGGCTAAACGGAGGATAATGGGATTCGGACATCGAGTGTATAAAACCTATGATCCAAGGGCAAGAGTGCTTTCACCCCTAGCGGAATATCTAGCCAAGGGCAACAAAGAGAATTTGAACCTGTTTTCTACTGCTCAGAAGTTGGAAGAAAGAGTGGTGTCAGAGTTGGGGAAAGAAAAAAAAATATTCCCAAATGTAGATTTTTATTCGGGTATAGTATATTCCTGTTTGGGAATTCCAATAGATATGTTTACTCCGATTTTTGCTGTAAGCCGTGTGGGAGGATGGACTGCAAGGGTGCAGGAATACCTAAAGAATAACCGAATATTCCGACCGCGTGCTGTATATAACGGTCCATTCGATAAAGAGTATATACCCATTGATGGGCGTAGTAGTGAAGAACTGAAATAGTCATAGACTTTTCAGTTTAGTTCATTACTAATTATCAAATCCTATAGTTCTTGAATAGTGATCACTTCAATAATATATCTACTATCATTTACAACTTTTATCAATAGCTCAGCACCAATTCAGGATTCTCAATTTCCCTAAACCCTTTCATTAATAACCTAGAGCAAGATCATCCACGCCGCGCATGCTATCTGCTACACCAACAAAGGTTTTATTAAGCATGATTTGGATCGCTTCAACCTTTCCTAAGGATAACGAAAAGAAAGGATATGTAAGGGGGATGTGCCCCCTCAATAGGAGCTTGATAAGCGCTATTGATGAGGCGCTACCTCGTTCAAGGAAGATGTAGTCCGGTTGCCATTGGGAATGGACTCTTTTTGCGGTTACTGCTTCTTTAAGACTCATATTATATTCAACAATATTTAGTAATATTTGGTATACACTTGTGATAATGGTGGGTCCCCCCGGTGAACCTAACACAAGAAAAAGTTTGTCATTTTTTTCTACAATTGTGGGTGTCATGCTGCTCAGCATCCTTTTCCCGGGTTCGATGGAATTGGCAAGGTCTCCAATTAAGCCAAATTGATTGGGCACACCAGGTTTAATGCTAAAATCATCCATTTCATTATTTAGAAAAAACCCAGCCCCAGTAACCATTATTTTAGATCCGAAATTGCCATTTAGGGTAGTTGTAATCGCAATAGCATTTGTCCATTGATCTACAATTGAAAAATGTGTAGTTTCAAAATGCTCTATTTGCCGCGAGTAACCCTTCCTAATTTGTTCTGAGGGAGTCTTTTTTGAAGCGTTGATCCCCTTAAAACGATTGTTAATATAGTGTGAACTGATCAATTTTGGAGTGGGAACATTATAATAATCCGGATCACCGAGATAGGTTGCCCTATCTGCAAACACCCGTCGTTCAAGCTCTGTCATAAGGTGAATGGCTTCAGCGCTATTGTGCTGAAACCGACCGATTGCAACCCTATCTGACCCCTGCAATAGCTGAACAAGGGCAATTCCTCCACTAGAGGGCGGAGGCATAGTGATAATACGGTATTCTTTGTAATCTGTTGTGACAGGGGTGCGCCAAACAGAGCGATATTGCGCCAGATCCTTACTCGTTATTATTCCACTGTTCCTTTTCACTTGAGCAATAATATACTTCGCTGTACTACCACTATAAAATCCCTCTCTACCCTTTTTTTGAATTAGTTGTAATGTCTTGGCGAGTTGAGTTTGAACCAAAAGATCGCCCTGTTCCCACTTATCCTGGGTGAGCAGGGGACAATCAGGCGAATTAAACTTTAAAAATTTTTCTCTGAACTTATTAAAATATTTGGCCTGATTAGCGGTAATATTAAATCCTGATGAAGCAAGCCTTATGGATGGCTGCAAAAGCTCGTGAAAGGGAAGGGATGCCAGCTTACGGTGTAACTTGACCATTCCATCTACTGTGCCAGGTATTGCAACTGATAAAATTCCTATACGACTTAATCCCTTCGATACATTGCCCTTTTTATCCAAATAGAGGGAGGAATCCGCTAAGAGTGGAGCCCGCTCTCTAAAATCTAACGATCCTATTTTACCTTTGCATGTACGATATACCATAAAACCGCCACCACCAATATTCCCAGCCCGAGGATATACCACAGCCAGTGCAAACTGTACTGCAATTGCAGCATCAAATGCATTACCACCCCTCTTTAGAATATCTATGCCTACTTGAGATGCCAGAGGGTGGGCTGACACTACCATCCCTTTATTACCTTTCGCTATTGATGAAGGATTTTTCACCCTTTGTGCATAAAAATAGGAGTTGCTAATGAAAAAAGCAATAATCGACAAGACTATTATAGAAACAAGGACTGTTAAGTGGATGAGAGAACCCTTCATCAATTTATTAATCATACTCAACTCCAAGGTAAAAATTATTGGCATTAATCCCTTTCCAGAAACAAATAGACCTATGGTTAGAAAGCTTGCAACAAATGTAAAAAAAATTTGAAGAAATTATAGATTTCCATATACATTTGCACCAAGAATGCGCGTGCTTATAACACTAATCCCTATCACAACGATAAGGACAAGGATCATTGAGGTATAGCGAGAAAGAACCTGACGTGCTTTTTGTTTTTCCAAAGGCCCTTTGTATAATAAAATTCAATATTTTCAAGTATCTAAATGCCCAATTTTAAACAATAATATGTATAGCAGCAAAAACTTAAAAAAACATTCATTAATAAGAATGTCAAGGATAAACCATGCACCTATAAAAAGTATAAAATTAGGTATTTGTTAAATGGATTAAGTAATTTTTATATTTTATGAGAATTACTTAATAATATTGAGCGCTGTAAATACATTAAAGCTATCTGTATTAGATAATAATGGATTGACTTTATTTTGGTATAAATTAGAACAATGCATAATGTATTATTTTTAGTTATTATATATCATTATTTTTAGAATTTCCGTAATTATTAAAATATATTAACATTTCGGTTTCACTAAGGGAGTAAGTATGAGATATTGGAGACCCCCTCTCGATCAGGATAGCATTCAAGTTAGTAAAGGAAAACTAATAATCATTGAAGAGCGTTGCAAGGGTTGTGAGTTCTGTATTGAATATTGTCCTCGTGATGTTTTACAGATGTCATCATCCTTTAATATCAAGGGTTACCATTATCCAGAAGTCGTTGACGAGAAGAGATGTGTCAATTGCCATTTTTGCGAGGCAATTTGTCCAGAATTTTCCATATTTTCAGTTGAAGCCAAGAAGAAATAAAAACAAATATACTATAATGATAATTTAAAAATTATAAAAAATGATAATATGATATTCAATCAATAGGGAGGATTAAATTGGCAGGCAAGTCTGTAATGACAGGAGTATACTTTATGAATGGGGATGAAGCCTGTGCTGAAGGTGCTATTGCGGCAGGATGCCGTTTTTTTGGCGGTTATCCGATAACCCCTGCCACAGAGGTAGCAGAACGCATGGCGAAAAGGTTACCTGAGGTTGGTGGAATTTATATACAGATGGAAGATGAAATGGCTTCAATGGCTGCTATCCTTGGCGCAAGCTGGGGCGGCAAAAAGGCTATGACCAGCACCTCCGGTCCTGGTCTATCGCTTATGCTTGAGAATATTGGTCTGGGGATCTGTACTGAAACGCCTTGTGTTGTCTGCAATGTACAGCGTGGCGGACCTAGTACCGGACTCCCCACCCTTGTGTCTCAGGCTGATATGATGCAAGCAAGATGGGGATCTCACGGTCATTATGAGATAATTGCACTAACCCCCTCCTCTCCTCAGGAGATGTTCGACTTTACTATTAGGGCATTTAATCTCAGCGAAGAATACAGGATTCCGGTTCTAATTATGTCAGATGAAGTTGTTGGTCATATGAATGAGAGGGTAGTGATACCGGAGGAGAATAAAATTGAATGTATTAATCGAAAAAAGCCCAAGGTCTCTCCTGATAGATACCTGCCCTTTAGTCCTGAATCCGACTGGATAGCACCGATGGCATGTTACGGGGATGGTTACAGTGTGCATATCACAGGCTTAACGCATGATGAACGCGGCTATCCGGGTATGGACGCAGATACTCAAAAACAGATGTTGGAACGACTCGTTAACAAAATACGTAATAATGCCAATAAAATAATTGATTACAATTTTTTTGAAATGGATGATGCTGATATTGTTGTTGTCGCTTATGGAATTAGTTCCAGATCAGCAAAAAAGGCAATTTTTGAAGCCAGATCTAATAATATCAAGGTAGGACTTATAAAACTTAATACTGTCTGGCCCTTTCCTGAAGAGATGATAAGAGACCTATCAAGCAGTGTTCGTGGGATGATAATGCCGGAGATAAACTATGGACAGGTAGTTCTCGAACTTGAACGATGTGTAGGTGGTCGTTGCCCTGTCACCCTCGTGCCGCATGCAGGGGGATCAATAATTAAACCATCAGCAATTCTGAAGGCGATTGAAAATATGTAAGGAGAAATGATGAACAGCAAAAAAAGAAAATCAAGACAGATCCCTCATCCTCAGGATGAATTATTACGCACTGACCGATTACCTCATATCTGGTGTTCTGGTTGTGGTATTGGAACTGTCTTCAGTTGTGTAATCTCAGCTATCAAAAAATCGGATTATGCACTCGAAGATATTGCATTGGTATCCGGAATAGGATGCACAGGTCGGATGGCAGGTTATATTAAGCTGGATTCATATCACACAACACATGGAAGGGCTATTCCATTTGCTACTGGGTTGAAACTCGCTAAACCTGATGGCGCTGTGCTCGTGGCATCTGGTGATGGAGATCTATTTGCGATTGGGGGGAATCATCTCATTCACGCCGCAAGAAGAAATATCAATCTTACTATTATTTGCGTAAATAATTTCAATTATGGCATGACTGGCGGACAGA
The sequence above is drawn from the Spirochaetota bacterium genome and encodes:
- a CDS encoding 2-oxoacid:acceptor oxidoreductase subunit alpha, which codes for MAGKSVMTGVYFMNGDEACAEGAIAAGCRFFGGYPITPATEVAERMAKRLPEVGGIYIQMEDEMASMAAILGASWGGKKAMTSTSGPGLSLMLENIGLGICTETPCVVCNVQRGGPSTGLPTLVSQADMMQARWGSHGHYEIIALTPSSPQEMFDFTIRAFNLSEEYRIPVLIMSDEVVGHMNERVVIPEENKIECINRKKPKVSPDRYLPFSPESDWIAPMACYGDGYSVHITGLTHDERGYPGMDADTQKQMLERLVNKIRNNANKIIDYNFFEMDDADIVVVAYGISSRSAKKAIFEARSNNIKVGLIKLNTVWPFPEEMIRDLSSSVRGMIMPEINYGQVVLELERCVGGRCPVTLVPHAGGSIIKPSAILKAIENM
- a CDS encoding 4Fe-4S binding protein; this translates as MRYWRPPLDQDSIQVSKGKLIIIEERCKGCEFCIEYCPRDVLQMSSSFNIKGYHYPEVVDEKRCVNCHFCEAICPEFSIFSVEAKKK
- a CDS encoding citrate/2-methylcitrate synthase; its protein translation is MDRNSDRITELILKASKKVHKETKGNHEPEFTKIVKWPVECIVGPGLEGAIACETNVGYVNGSKGSLIYWGYDIFDLCAYSSFEEVCYLLLHGHLPSTEQLDIFKNKLIQYRNTPNTTRLLMSFPVEKMNAMGALRLGTNLLRQEFTDVDQDLYVPNISESEIISADEDSIPMETPPRGEEHAIYEFKEGLDKTEYENNFHSAIGYESCYHLIAGVSTIAAAVKRLRHGNLPIEPDPELSHAANFLYMMNGRRPSPVEERIMDVSLILHADHGMNASTFAAMVVASTLSDIYFSVGSGISALNGPLHGGANEQVLKMLLEIGGAENVDSWFDKAREAKRRIMGFGHRVYKTYDPRARVLSPLAEYLAKGNKENLNLFSTAQKLEERVVSELGKEKKIFPNVDFYSGIVYSCLGIPIDMFTPIFAVSRVGGWTARVQEYLKNNRIFRPRAVYNGPFDKEYIPIDGRSSEELK
- the fusA gene encoding elongation factor G, producing MPFQKIRNIGIAAHIDAGKTTLTERMLYFTGTTRKIGEVHNGQATMDFMKQEQERGITIASASISCKWNEYQINIIDTPGHVDFTVEVERSLRVIDGMIALFCAVAGVEPQSETVWNQADRYKVPRIAFINKMDRIGANFHECLNQMDKYLDANPIALHIPIGSEDNFQGSIDIIRRKAIIFKDFNRIVMDVPAEYEEECERAREFLVEKLADYDEDIMELYVNEDETPADLLIKAAREATLKLLITPVFCGSAYKNKGVQVILDTIIDYLPSPIDVGAVIGMDINDINKSHARHPSTNDPFCALAFKLIHDPYVGQQTFIRIYSGELKTGMKVYNASKEKTERIGRILKIHAKEREDVSHASPGDIVALIGMKYTKTGDTLCDQSSPILLESIFIPPSVIELQVASDATNEAEKLGIALRKLDMEDPSFNVRVDGETNETIISGMGELHLEIIVDRLKSEFGVETITGAPSVAFRETITTESQAETKYVKQTGGKGQYAHCVMRVEPNAGKGFEFIDHIKGGVIPAEFIPSVERGVRSVLEDGVLVGFPIIDVRVVLLDGSFHSIDSSDMAFRTCGELCFKEAFNKAIPILLEPTMKIEINIPDDYIGDVIGDFNKRRGKIESMRRFRKGSQKISGFVPLLEMFGYATQLRNLSSGRANYSMEFDKYLPLDREIQEETIRLLKEKKLKRVG
- the ggt gene encoding gamma-glutamyltransferase, producing the protein MVVSAHPLASQVGIDILKRGGNAFDAAIAVQFALAVVYPRAGNIGGGGFMVYRTCKGKIGSLDFRERAPLLADSSLYLDKKGNVSKGLSRIGILSVAIPGTVDGMVKLHRKLASLPFHELLQPSIRLASSGFNITANQAKYFNKFREKFLKFNSPDCPLLTQDKWEQGDLLVQTQLAKTLQLIQKKGREGFYSGSTAKYIIAQVKRNSGIITSKDLAQYRSVWRTPVTTDYKEYRIITMPPPSSGGIALVQLLQGSDRVAIGRFQHNSAEAIHLMTELERRVFADRATYLGDPDYYNVPTPKLISSHYINNRFKGINASKKTPSEQIRKGYSRQIEHFETTHFSIVDQWTNAIAITTTLNGNFGSKIMVTGAGFFLNNEMDDFSIKPGVPNQFGLIGDLANSIEPGKRMLSSMTPTIVEKNDKLFLVLGSPGGPTIITSVYQILLNIVEYNMSLKEAVTAKRVHSQWQPDYIFLERGSASSIALIKLLLRGHIPLTYPFFSLSLGKVEAIQIMLNKTFVGVADSMRGVDDLALGY